The Streptomyces achromogenes genome window below encodes:
- a CDS encoding amino acid permease produces MSDQHLKDETRPSTPHVDAGDEGYSKSLKSRHVNMIAIGGAIGTGLFLGAGGRLADAGPSLFIAYAVCGIFAFLVVRALGELVLYRPSSGAFVSYAREFMGEKGAYTAGWMYFLNWATTGIADITAVALYTHYWGMFSDIPQWVIALIALAVVLTVNLISVKIFGELEFWFAIVKVSALVIFMCIAIYLLVTQHPVDGATPGPSLISDNGGLFPSGLLPMLLIIQGVVFAYASVELVGVAAGETENPEKIVPKAINSIMWRVGLFYVGSVVLLSMLLPWNKYTSGESPFVTVLSNVGIPAAGGVMNLVVLTAAMSSLNSGLYSTGRILRSMAMSGSAPKFTSVMSRSQVPYGGILLTSGICVLGVGLNFVVPASAFEIVLNFAAIGILATWGMIMICHLLFWQKTQKGELTRPGYRLPGSPWTELVTLLFLASVLVLMYADGGAGRTTVLCLPLIAAALVAGWYAIRRNLARTSSEADA; encoded by the coding sequence GTGAGCGACCAGCACCTCAAAGACGAGACGCGACCCTCCACCCCTCACGTCGACGCCGGAGACGAGGGCTACAGCAAGTCGCTGAAGTCCCGCCACGTCAACATGATCGCCATCGGCGGGGCCATCGGCACCGGCCTGTTCCTCGGCGCCGGCGGCCGGCTCGCCGACGCCGGACCCTCCCTCTTCATCGCCTACGCGGTCTGCGGGATCTTCGCCTTCCTCGTCGTGCGCGCCCTGGGCGAACTCGTCCTGTACCGCCCCTCGTCCGGAGCCTTCGTGTCCTACGCCCGCGAGTTCATGGGCGAGAAGGGCGCGTACACGGCCGGCTGGATGTACTTCCTGAACTGGGCCACCACCGGCATCGCCGACATCACCGCGGTCGCCCTCTACACGCACTACTGGGGCATGTTCTCCGACATACCCCAGTGGGTGATCGCGCTCATCGCCCTGGCCGTGGTCCTCACCGTGAACCTGATCTCCGTGAAGATCTTCGGCGAGCTGGAGTTCTGGTTCGCCATCGTCAAGGTCAGCGCCCTGGTGATCTTCATGTGCATCGCGATCTACCTGCTGGTCACCCAGCACCCGGTGGACGGCGCCACCCCCGGCCCCTCCCTCATCAGCGACAACGGCGGCCTCTTCCCGAGCGGCCTGCTGCCCATGCTGCTGATCATCCAGGGCGTCGTCTTCGCCTACGCCTCCGTCGAACTGGTCGGCGTCGCCGCCGGCGAGACCGAGAACCCCGAGAAGATCGTGCCGAAGGCCATCAACTCGATCATGTGGCGGGTGGGCCTGTTCTACGTCGGCTCGGTGGTCCTGCTGTCGATGCTGCTGCCGTGGAACAAGTACACCTCCGGCGAGAGCCCCTTCGTGACGGTCCTGTCCAACGTCGGCATCCCGGCGGCGGGCGGGGTCATGAACCTCGTCGTCCTCACCGCGGCCATGTCCTCGCTCAACTCCGGCCTGTACTCCACCGGCCGCATCCTGCGCTCCATGGCGATGTCGGGCTCCGCGCCGAAGTTCACCTCGGTCATGAGCCGCAGTCAGGTCCCCTACGGCGGCATCCTGCTCACCAGCGGCATCTGCGTCCTCGGCGTCGGCCTGAACTTCGTCGTCCCGGCGAGCGCCTTCGAGATCGTCCTGAACTTCGCGGCGATCGGCATCCTCGCCACCTGGGGCATGATCATGATCTGTCACCTCCTCTTCTGGCAGAAGACCCAGAAGGGCGAGCTGACCCGCCCCGGCTACCGGCTGCCGGGCTCCCCCTGGACCGAACTCGTGACGCTGCTCTTCCTCGCCTCGGTCCTGGTCCTCATGTACGCCGACGGCGGCGCCGGACGCACCACCGTGCTGTGCCTGCCGCTGATCGCCGCGGCCCTGGTCGCCGGGTGGTACGCCATCCGCCGCAACCTCGCCCGCACCT
- a CDS encoding FadR/GntR family transcriptional regulator, with the protein MEAVLTHLRGAIERGEYAIGDKLPSEAELCRTLEVSRPVLREALRALQTMGLTVAKTGKGTFVVANTVEDPTFGDYAASDLLEVRRHVEIPVAGYAARRRTAENLDHLAHLLERMERETDTTAWVAMDTLFHLAVAEAAQNPVFRRVIEEIRDALARQSAFLNELGGRREQSNREHRAIVEALIDGSETDAVEAMSHHLDRVETTLTDIVRAAGTDAPLEGGPEA; encoded by the coding sequence ATGGAAGCGGTGCTCACCCACCTCCGCGGCGCCATCGAACGCGGCGAGTACGCCATCGGCGACAAGCTCCCCTCCGAGGCGGAGCTCTGCCGCACCCTCGAGGTCTCCCGGCCCGTGCTGCGGGAGGCGCTGCGCGCCCTGCAGACCATGGGCCTGACGGTCGCCAAGACCGGCAAGGGCACCTTCGTGGTCGCCAACACCGTCGAGGACCCCACCTTCGGCGACTACGCGGCCAGCGATCTGCTCGAGGTGCGCCGCCACGTGGAGATCCCGGTCGCCGGGTACGCGGCCCGGCGTCGCACCGCGGAGAACCTGGACCACCTCGCCCATCTGCTCGAGCGCATGGAACGGGAGACGGACACCACCGCGTGGGTCGCGATGGACACCCTCTTCCACCTGGCCGTCGCCGAAGCCGCCCAGAACCCGGTCTTCCGCCGGGTCATCGAGGAGATCCGGGACGCACTGGCGCGTCAGTCGGCCTTCCTCAACGAACTGGGCGGGCGGCGCGAACAGTCCAACCGCGAGCACCGGGCGATCGTCGAAGCGCTGATCGACGGTTCCGAGACCGACGCCGTGGAGGCCATGAGCCACCACCTCGACCGCGTCGAGACCACCCTCACCGACATCGTCCGCGCCGCCGGCACGGACGCCCCCCTGGAAGGCGGACCCGAGGCGTGA
- a CDS encoding undecaprenyl-diphosphate phosphatase, translated as MSAISVGQAVVLGAVEGVTEFLPVSSTGHLKITEGLMNIPVDDDAVVGFSAVIQVGAIAAVLVYFRKDIVRIVSAWFRGLRDREERHHHDYRFAWWVIYATIPIVVVGLAAKPLIEGPLASLWVVAGSLIVGSGVMWAADQMGRHKRGEDDTSFKDAMLVGSSQILALLFPGFSRSGATMSTALILDLDRVAATRLSFFLGIPALTGAGIYELKDALGTGAGAAPLAVGTAVSFVVAYASIAWLLKFVAKHSFNAFVVYRIVVGLALFGLLASGVLDS; from the coding sequence ATGAGCGCCATCTCCGTCGGCCAGGCCGTCGTCCTCGGAGCCGTCGAGGGAGTGACCGAGTTCCTCCCCGTCTCCTCCACCGGTCATCTGAAGATCACCGAGGGGCTGATGAACATCCCGGTCGACGACGACGCCGTCGTCGGGTTCTCCGCCGTCATCCAGGTCGGGGCGATCGCCGCGGTGCTCGTGTACTTCCGCAAGGACATCGTGCGGATCGTGTCGGCCTGGTTCCGCGGGCTCCGCGACCGCGAGGAGCGCCACCACCACGACTACAGGTTCGCCTGGTGGGTGATCTACGCGACCATCCCGATCGTCGTCGTGGGCCTCGCCGCCAAGCCGCTGATCGAGGGACCGCTGGCCTCGCTGTGGGTGGTGGCGGGCTCGCTCATCGTCGGCAGCGGTGTGATGTGGGCGGCCGACCAGATGGGCCGGCACAAGCGGGGCGAGGACGACACCTCGTTCAAGGACGCGATGCTCGTCGGCAGCTCCCAGATCCTCGCGCTGCTGTTCCCGGGGTTCTCCCGTTCCGGCGCGACCATGTCCACCGCGCTCATCCTGGACCTGGACCGGGTCGCCGCCACCCGCCTGTCGTTCTTCCTCGGCATCCCCGCCCTCACCGGCGCCGGCATCTACGAGCTGAAGGACGCCCTGGGCACGGGCGCCGGCGCGGCCCCCCTGGCCGTCGGCACGGCGGTGTCCTTCGTGGTCGCCTACGCCTCCATCGCCTGGCTGCTGAAGTTCGTCGCCAAGCACTCCTTCAACGCGTTCGTCGTCTACCGGATCGTCGTCGGACTGGCCCTGTTCGGGCTGCTGGCATCCGGGGTCCTCGACAGCTGA
- the crcB gene encoding fluoride efflux transporter CrcB, whose amino-acid sequence MNWLVVVAGGMIGAPLRYLTDRAVQSRHDSVFPWGTFLVNVVGCLILGTLTGAATVGPDLRLFLGTGLCGALTTYSTFSYETLRLTETGAGPQAVANAVGSVFVGLGAAFAGVALGQWAWS is encoded by the coding sequence GTGAACTGGCTGGTGGTCGTCGCCGGCGGCATGATCGGCGCGCCGCTGCGCTACCTGACCGACCGCGCGGTGCAGTCCCGGCACGACTCCGTCTTCCCCTGGGGGACCTTCCTCGTCAACGTCGTCGGCTGCCTGATCCTCGGTACGCTGACCGGCGCCGCGACGGTCGGCCCCGACCTGCGGTTGTTCCTGGGGACGGGGCTGTGCGGGGCGCTGACCACGTACTCCACGTTCTCGTACGAGACGCTGCGGTTGACCGAGACAGGGGCCGGACCGCAGGCGGTCGCCAACGCCGTCGGGAGTGTGTTCGTGGGCCTGGGGGCGGCGTTCGCCGGGGTCGCCCTCGGGCAGTGGGCGTGGTCGTGA
- a CDS encoding DUF190 domain-containing protein, protein MTRLTGGALRLTVFVGENDTWRHRPLYSEIVHRAHAAGIAGASVFRGVEGFGASSLIHTSRLLSLSEDLPVAVVIVDTPERVEAFLPQLDELVTDGLVVLDECRVLGRTRRGSGADGDGDADGVGGADGDGGGRRGGRPDDSGMKGKNSL, encoded by the coding sequence ATGACCCGCCTCACCGGCGGCGCCCTGCGGCTGACCGTCTTCGTCGGCGAGAACGACACCTGGCGGCACAGGCCCCTGTACTCGGAGATCGTGCACCGCGCCCACGCGGCCGGTATCGCGGGAGCCAGCGTCTTCCGCGGCGTCGAGGGCTTCGGCGCGTCCTCGCTGATCCACACCTCGCGACTGCTCTCGCTCAGCGAGGACCTGCCCGTCGCCGTCGTGATCGTCGACACGCCGGAACGCGTGGAGGCCTTCCTGCCGCAGCTCGACGAGCTGGTCACGGACGGGCTGGTGGTCCTCGACGAGTGCCGAGTCCTCGGACGCACCCGCCGGGGCTCCGGCGCGGACGGAGACGGGGACGCGGACGGGGTTGGGGGCGCGGACGGGGACGGGGGCGGAAGACGTGGCGGCCGGCCGGACGATTCGGGCATGAAGGGTAAGAACTCGTTGTGA
- the crcB gene encoding fluoride efflux transporter CrcB — protein sequence MTAPHAQGLRTGAPRRTARSGQLPVVAVVALGGGVGAAARYAAALRWPTGAGGFPWTTFWVNVVGCAVIGVFLVVITEVMTAHRLVRPFFGTGVLGGFTTFSTYAVDIQKLLDAGRTGTALAYLAATLAAALAAVWLAATATRGVLSRGRR from the coding sequence ATGACAGCCCCACACGCCCAGGGCCTCCGTACCGGGGCCCCGCGCAGGACCGCCCGCTCGGGTCAGCTCCCGGTGGTCGCCGTAGTGGCCCTCGGCGGTGGCGTCGGCGCCGCCGCCCGGTACGCCGCGGCCTTGCGGTGGCCCACCGGGGCCGGCGGCTTCCCCTGGACGACGTTCTGGGTGAACGTGGTCGGTTGCGCGGTGATCGGCGTCTTCCTGGTGGTGATCACCGAGGTCATGACGGCCCACCGGCTGGTGCGGCCGTTCTTCGGCACCGGGGTGCTCGGCGGCTTCACCACCTTCTCGACGTACGCCGTCGACATCCAGAAGCTGCTCGACGCGGGCCGCACCGGCACCGCCCTGGCCTACCTCGCCGCGACCCTCGCCGCGGCGCTCGCCGCCGTGTGGCTGGCTGCCACGGCGACCCGCGGTGTCCTCTCGCGGGGGCGGCGATGA
- a CDS encoding ArsR family transcriptional regulator, translating into MLRIPASERRLDILEWLKEPARHFPRPRHGDVVQDGVAADVVAAKLGVCRRVADSHLALLAGVGLLRAKRVGRRTYYRRDEMRIAEVARMFEKGW; encoded by the coding sequence ATGCTGAGGATTCCCGCGAGTGAGCGGCGACTCGACATCCTGGAGTGGCTGAAGGAGCCGGCCCGGCACTTTCCGCGGCCGCGGCACGGCGACGTCGTCCAGGACGGCGTCGCCGCGGACGTCGTCGCGGCGAAACTCGGCGTGTGCCGCCGGGTGGCCGACAGCCACCTCGCCCTGCTCGCCGGCGTCGGCCTGCTGCGCGCCAAGCGCGTCGGACGCCGCACCTACTACCGACGCGACGAGATGCGCATAGCCGAAGTGGCCCGCATGTTCGAGAAGGGCTGGTGA
- a CDS encoding glycoside hydrolase family 53 protein codes for MFHPRRTLRALLLPLAAGLALTALPAQTAQAAATLTNGGFETGGTGTATPAGWSTYSAAGQNSASFTESGGHGGGYRLSHYSAAAYKVETYQYLSGLTNGAYRLTAWVRSGGGQKSAYIALKNCGGAEQRTDIPVSSSGWIRIVTSVAVTNNQCTVGITSDANAGNWINVDDLTFAPGSTGLTVKGSDVSSLVKSEALGGVYRSSSGAVQDPLAVLRNAGQNYARLKVWVNPADGYNNKARVLAAAKRVKARGMKLLVDFHYSDTWADPGAQTVPSAWAGHSYSQLKTDVHQHTQDVLGALKAQGTAADMVQVGNEINGGMLWSAGSTDNWSQLAGLLNSGYAAVKAVDSATPVALHLAKGGDLTGTRWWFDNAVSHGVKFDVIGLSYYGYWHGTLADFQTTLDDAATRYAKPVYVAETAYPFRLDSEDAHENIIDLSSELVSGYPASVSGQTRWMNDVASIVEAVPNGRGLGVFYWESTWTAVAGNGWDPADVSSGNGWENQALFGYDDRALSSMSWFGHR; via the coding sequence ATGTTCCATCCCAGACGCACGCTCAGGGCCCTGCTGCTGCCGCTCGCCGCGGGCCTCGCCCTCACCGCCCTGCCCGCGCAGACCGCGCAGGCGGCCGCCACGCTCACCAACGGCGGCTTCGAGACGGGCGGCACCGGCACCGCCACCCCGGCCGGCTGGTCGACGTACTCGGCGGCCGGACAGAACTCCGCCTCCTTCACCGAGTCCGGTGGCCACGGCGGCGGATACCGACTCTCGCACTACTCGGCGGCCGCGTACAAGGTCGAGACGTACCAGTACCTGTCCGGGCTCACCAACGGCGCCTACAGGCTCACCGCCTGGGTGCGCTCCGGCGGCGGCCAGAAGTCCGCGTACATCGCGCTGAAGAACTGCGGCGGCGCGGAGCAGCGCACCGACATCCCGGTCTCCTCCAGTGGATGGATCCGGATCGTCACCTCCGTCGCGGTGACGAACAACCAGTGCACCGTCGGCATCACCTCCGACGCCAACGCCGGGAACTGGATCAACGTCGACGACCTGACCTTCGCGCCGGGCTCCACGGGCCTCACCGTCAAGGGCTCGGACGTGTCGTCACTCGTCAAGAGCGAAGCCCTCGGCGGCGTCTACCGCAGCAGCTCCGGCGCCGTCCAGGACCCGCTCGCCGTCCTCAGGAACGCCGGGCAGAACTACGCCCGGCTGAAGGTCTGGGTGAACCCGGCCGACGGCTACAACAACAAAGCCCGCGTCCTGGCGGCGGCCAAGCGCGTCAAGGCCCGCGGCATGAAGCTCCTGGTGGACTTCCACTACTCGGACACCTGGGCCGACCCGGGAGCGCAGACCGTGCCCTCCGCCTGGGCCGGACATTCCTACAGCCAGTTGAAGACGGACGTCCACCAGCACACCCAGGACGTCCTGGGCGCCCTCAAGGCGCAGGGCACCGCCGCCGACATGGTGCAGGTCGGCAACGAGATCAACGGCGGCATGCTGTGGTCGGCCGGCTCCACCGACAACTGGTCACAGCTGGCCGGACTGCTCAACTCCGGCTACGCCGCGGTCAAAGCGGTCGACTCCGCCACCCCCGTGGCGCTCCACCTCGCCAAGGGCGGTGACCTGACAGGCACCCGCTGGTGGTTCGACAACGCCGTCTCCCACGGCGTGAAGTTCGACGTCATCGGCCTGTCGTACTACGGCTACTGGCACGGCACGCTCGCCGACTTCCAGACCACCCTCGACGACGCGGCCACCCGCTACGCCAAGCCGGTCTACGTCGCCGAGACGGCCTACCCCTTCCGGCTGGACAGCGAGGACGCGCACGAGAACATCATCGACCTGTCGAGCGAGCTGGTGTCCGGATACCCGGCCTCCGTCTCCGGCCAGACCCGGTGGATGAACGACGTGGCGAGCATCGTGGAGGCCGTCCCGAACGGCCGCGGACTCGGCGTCTTCTACTGGGAGTCCACCTGGACGGCCGTCGCCGGCAACGGCTGGGACCCGGCCGACGTCTCCTCCGGAAACGGCTGGGAGAACCAGGCCCTGTTCGGCTACGACGACAGGGCGCTGTCGTCGATGTCCTGGTTCGGGCACCGCTGA
- a CDS encoding beta-galactosidase yields the protein MPETTPKGLTGLAFGGDYNPEQWPESVWQDDVRLMREAGVTMVSVGIFSWALLEPSPGEYDFGWLDRVIDLLHEHGIRVDLGTPTVSPPVWFYRRHPDALPVTAEGVRYEFGSRGAICHSNADYRAAAANITTRLAERYGDHPALAMWHVHNEYGVPVSACYCDSCAAHFRRWLETTYGTVDAVNEAWGTAFWGQRYASIEDVNPPRATPTVGNPGQALDYKRFADATMRENFRAERDLLHRLAPGIPVTTNFMTALSQCDSVDYWAWGREVDIVTNDHYLITDGRRTHVNLAMAADLTRSVAGGAPWILLEHSTSGINWQPRNPAKAPGQMARNSLAHVARGSEGAMFFQWRQSRRGAEKFHSAMVPHGGTDTRVWREVVELGAALDSLGAIRGTRTVADAAVLWDWHSWWAQNLDWRPSEDADPRERADAYYEALHDRHLTVDFAHPEADLSRYPLVVVPALYLMTQAAGHHLTRYVDNGGTLVVSYFSGIVDEHDAVHEGAYPGALRDVLGLTVEEFSPLLQGERVRVAGPDGSELEGDVWTEFVTPRGAETVWTYADGLTAGRPAVTRHRLGEGTAWYVSTRLGPDGLDALIGRAAEDAGIAPRAGLPRDLEVVRRSGETGTYLFAINHTAADVKMPLETPGAELLTGERAAGHLPVPAGAVRVVRLDG from the coding sequence ATGCCGGAGACCACCCCCAAGGGCCTCACCGGGCTCGCCTTCGGTGGGGACTACAACCCCGAGCAGTGGCCGGAATCCGTCTGGCAGGACGACGTCCGGCTGATGCGGGAGGCCGGGGTCACCATGGTCAGCGTCGGGATCTTCTCCTGGGCCCTCCTCGAACCCTCGCCCGGGGAGTACGACTTCGGCTGGCTCGACCGGGTGATCGACCTGCTGCACGAGCACGGCATCCGCGTCGACCTGGGCACCCCGACGGTGTCGCCGCCGGTCTGGTTCTACCGCCGCCACCCCGACGCCCTGCCGGTGACCGCCGAGGGTGTGCGTTACGAGTTCGGCTCCCGCGGCGCGATCTGCCACAGCAACGCGGACTACCGCGCGGCCGCCGCGAACATCACCACACGCCTCGCCGAGCGCTACGGCGACCATCCGGCGCTGGCGATGTGGCACGTGCACAACGAGTACGGCGTCCCCGTCTCCGCCTGCTACTGCGACTCCTGCGCCGCCCACTTCCGCCGCTGGCTGGAGACGACGTACGGCACGGTCGACGCCGTCAACGAGGCCTGGGGCACCGCCTTCTGGGGCCAGCGTTACGCGAGCATCGAGGACGTCAACCCACCGCGCGCCACACCGACCGTCGGCAACCCGGGCCAGGCCCTGGACTACAAGCGGTTCGCCGACGCGACCATGCGCGAGAACTTCCGCGCGGAGCGGGACCTCCTGCACCGCCTCGCGCCCGGCATCCCCGTCACGACCAACTTCATGACCGCCCTCAGCCAGTGCGACTCCGTCGACTACTGGGCCTGGGGCCGCGAGGTCGACATCGTCACCAACGACCACTACCTGATCACCGACGGCCGCCGCACCCACGTCAACCTCGCGATGGCCGCCGACCTCACCCGCTCCGTCGCGGGCGGCGCCCCCTGGATCCTGCTCGAGCACTCCACCTCGGGAATCAACTGGCAGCCGCGCAACCCCGCCAAGGCCCCGGGCCAGATGGCCCGCAACTCACTGGCGCACGTGGCCCGCGGCTCCGAGGGCGCCATGTTCTTCCAGTGGCGGCAGTCCCGGCGCGGCGCCGAGAAGTTCCACTCGGCGATGGTCCCGCACGGCGGCACCGACACGCGGGTGTGGCGCGAGGTCGTCGAGCTCGGCGCGGCCCTCGACTCCCTCGGCGCGATCCGCGGCACCCGCACCGTCGCCGACGCGGCCGTCCTGTGGGACTGGCACTCCTGGTGGGCGCAGAACCTCGACTGGCGGCCCAGCGAGGACGCCGACCCGCGCGAGCGCGCCGACGCCTACTACGAGGCCCTCCACGACCGCCACCTCACCGTCGACTTCGCCCACCCCGAGGCCGATCTGTCGCGGTACCCCCTGGTCGTCGTGCCCGCCCTGTACCTGATGACGCAGGCGGCCGGTCACCATCTCACGCGGTACGTCGACAACGGCGGCACCCTCGTCGTGTCGTACTTCTCCGGCATCGTCGACGAACACGACGCCGTGCACGAGGGCGCCTACCCCGGCGCGCTGCGCGACGTCCTCGGCCTGACCGTCGAGGAGTTCTCGCCGCTGCTGCAAGGCGAGCGCGTGCGCGTCGCCGGCCCCGACGGCTCCGAACTCGAAGGCGACGTGTGGACGGAGTTCGTCACCCCGCGCGGCGCCGAGACCGTGTGGACGTACGCCGACGGCCTCACCGCCGGCCGCCCCGCCGTCACCCGGCACCGCCTCGGCGAGGGGACCGCCTGGTACGTCTCCACCCGCCTCGGCCCCGACGGCCTCGACGCGCTGATCGGCCGCGCCGCCGAGGACGCGGGGATCGCCCCGCGCGCCGGACTGCCCCGGGACCTCGAGGTGGTGCGCCGCTCCGGTGAGACGGGCACCTACCTCTTCGCGATCAACCACACCGCCGCCGACGTCAAGATGCCGCTGGAGACTCCCGGCGCCGAACTGCTGACGGGCGAACGTGCCGCCGGCCACCTCCCGGTCCCGGCGGGAGCCGTACGGGTCGTGCGACTCGACGGCTGA
- a CDS encoding ABC transporter substrate-binding protein, giving the protein MSITKRRRLVATAVAVALGSTALAACGSSDEDGGAESGPVSLTYWTWTPGMDKVVDLWNKGQGKKDRITVTVKKQASGDTLITKILTAHKAGKAPDLVQAEYQALPTLVSNDALADIGKDVGDAKSKFADGVWQQTTLGTDAVYAVPQDIGPMMFYYRADLFKKYGLTVPTTWEQFAETARALKKKAPDTDLTTFSANDSGLFAGLAQQAGAKWWTTSGDKWKVGIDDAATKKVADFWGGLVKEGAVDNQPMYTPAWNKALDTGKQIAWVSAVWAPGTLTTAAPDTKGKWAMAPLPQWSAGENVTGSWGGSSTAVTTDSKHKSAAAKFAAWLNTDGVALNALAKEGGIYPASTSAQLSGAFITPPDYFSNQADFYTTAAKIAKTTAPSAWGPNVNVAYTSFKDAFGAAAKNKSDFSAALDKMQSDTVADMKKQGFGVSE; this is encoded by the coding sequence ATGTCCATCACGAAGCGTCGTCGCCTCGTGGCAACTGCTGTTGCCGTCGCTCTGGGCAGCACCGCCCTCGCCGCCTGCGGCTCGTCCGACGAGGACGGCGGCGCCGAGTCCGGTCCGGTCTCGCTCACGTACTGGACGTGGACGCCGGGCATGGACAAGGTCGTCGACCTGTGGAACAAGGGCCAGGGCAAGAAGGACCGGATCACGGTCACGGTGAAGAAGCAGGCGTCCGGCGACACGCTGATCACCAAGATCCTCACCGCGCACAAGGCCGGCAAGGCCCCCGACCTGGTCCAGGCCGAGTACCAGGCGCTGCCGACGCTGGTCAGCAATGACGCCCTCGCGGACATAGGCAAGGACGTCGGCGACGCGAAGAGCAAGTTCGCGGACGGCGTCTGGCAGCAGACGACCCTGGGCACGGACGCCGTCTACGCGGTGCCGCAGGACATCGGGCCGATGATGTTCTACTACCGCGCCGACCTCTTCAAGAAGTACGGCCTGACGGTCCCCACGACCTGGGAGCAGTTCGCCGAGACGGCCCGCGCGCTGAAGAAGAAGGCCCCGGACACCGACCTCACCACGTTCTCCGCCAACGACTCCGGTCTCTTCGCGGGCCTCGCCCAGCAGGCCGGCGCCAAGTGGTGGACCACCTCCGGCGACAAGTGGAAGGTCGGCATCGACGACGCGGCCACCAAGAAGGTGGCCGACTTCTGGGGCGGTCTGGTCAAGGAGGGCGCGGTCGACAACCAGCCCATGTACACCCCGGCCTGGAACAAGGCGCTCGACACCGGCAAGCAGATCGCCTGGGTGTCCGCCGTGTGGGCGCCGGGCACGCTGACCACCGCCGCGCCCGACACCAAGGGCAAGTGGGCGATGGCCCCGCTCCCCCAGTGGTCCGCCGGCGAGAACGTCACCGGCAGCTGGGGCGGATCGTCCACGGCCGTGACGACGGACTCGAAGCACAAGTCGGCCGCCGCGAAGTTCGCCGCCTGGCTGAACACCGACGGCGTCGCCCTCAACGCGCTGGCCAAGGAGGGGGGCATCTACCCGGCCTCCACGTCCGCCCAGCTCAGCGGTGCCTTCATCACCCCGCCGGACTACTTCTCGAACCAGGCGGACTTCTACACCACAGCCGCGAAGATCGCGAAGACCACGGCGCCCTCGGCCTGGGGCCCGAACGTGAACGTCGCCTACACGTCCTTCAAGGACGCGTTCGGCGCGGCCGCCAAGAACAAGTCGGACTTCTCCGCCGCTCTGGACAAGATGCAGTCGGACACCGTCGCCGACATGAAGAAGCAGGGCTTCGGGGTCTCCGAGTGA
- a CDS encoding carbohydrate ABC transporter permease — protein MTTARRTSYGVKGAPYAFLVPAAVLFALFFALPIGYAVWLSFHKVRVSGLGLGSGARKEVWAGLENYTDALTDSELVHGALRVLGYGCIVVPVMLGLALLFALMLDSEKVRLAPFTRLAIFLPYAVPGVVAALLWGFLYLPDVSPFFYVLGKLGLPQPDLLDGGPLYLALSNIAVWGGTGFNMIVIYTSLRAIPAEVHEAAKLDGATPLQTALRIKIPMVAPSLVLTFFFSIIATLQVFNEPTTLKPLTNSVSTTWSPLMKVHRDAFGTGDVYQAAAEAVIIALATLVLSFGFLRAANRRNRQEAAS, from the coding sequence GTGACCACCGCACGCCGGACGTCGTACGGGGTCAAGGGCGCCCCGTACGCGTTCCTCGTCCCCGCCGCCGTCCTCTTCGCGCTGTTCTTCGCGCTGCCCATCGGGTACGCCGTCTGGCTCAGCTTCCACAAGGTGCGCGTCTCGGGCCTCGGCCTGGGCTCGGGCGCCCGCAAGGAGGTCTGGGCCGGCCTGGAGAACTACACCGACGCCCTCACCGACAGCGAGCTGGTCCACGGCGCGCTGCGCGTCCTCGGGTACGGCTGCATCGTCGTCCCCGTCATGCTGGGCCTGGCGCTGCTGTTCGCGCTGATGCTCGACTCCGAGAAGGTGCGGCTCGCCCCGTTCACCCGGCTCGCGATCTTCCTGCCGTACGCCGTTCCCGGCGTCGTGGCGGCGCTGCTGTGGGGCTTTCTGTACCTGCCGGACGTCAGCCCCTTCTTCTACGTCCTCGGGAAGCTGGGCCTGCCCCAGCCGGACCTGCTGGACGGCGGTCCGCTCTACCTCGCCCTGTCGAACATCGCGGTCTGGGGCGGCACCGGCTTCAACATGATCGTCATCTACACCTCGTTGCGGGCCATCCCGGCCGAGGTGCACGAGGCGGCGAAGCTGGACGGAGCGACCCCGCTGCAGACGGCGCTGCGGATCAAGATCCCGATGGTGGCGCCCTCGCTGGTGCTGACCTTCTTCTTCTCGATCATCGCCACGCTCCAGGTGTTCAACGAGCCGACCACTCTCAAGCCGCTCACCAACTCCGTGTCCACGACCTGGAGTCCGCTGATGAAGGTGCACCGGGACGCGTTCGGCACGGGTGACGTCTACCAGGCGGCCGCCGAGGCCGTGATCATCGCCCTGGCCACGCTGGTGCTGTCCTTCGGCTTCCTGCGTGCCGCGAACCGCCGTAACAGGCAGGAGGCGGCGTCATGA